DNA sequence from the Streptomyces tsukubensis genome:
CCCGCCCCCTCCCGCGCGACGCTGGAGTCATGAAGAACGTCGTGCTGGAGATCGTCGGGTGGTTTGTCCTGGTGCAGGGGGTCCTGGGGGCAGGCGGGCTGCTCTTCGGGGACGGGCCCTGGGGGGTTGTCCATCAGTACTGGGATCTGTCCGTCGCCGCGTACCTCGTGCTGCTGGCCGTGGGCATCGCGCTCGTCGCCGTCGTCGAGAAAGGCAAGGCCGCCCGGCGCAAGGGCTGAGCCCAGGAGCCCCCGGGCCCGGCTCAGGCGATGTGTTCCGCCTCCAGGTCCGCCTCCATGCGCTGGCGGAACGCGGGCATCGCCTGGCGGAGCAGGGCCGTGCTGCGCGGGTGCGTGATGCCGTGGACGTCCGCGAGGTGTATGGCCAGGACCTCGGCCTTCGGGTAGTCGGCCTGCTCGTGCGCGTAGGCGACAAAGACCGGGTACGCCGCCTCGTAGAACGCCTCGACGTCAGCGGTGTCCTCCTGGGACTCCGCCTCCGGCACGGGCGGGAGTTCCGATTCGTCGCGCTGCTCCGGGTCGCCCAGGATCCGGGTGCGGCCGCCGGGGCCCGCCGGGATGCGGATCGGCTCGGCCCCCTGCTGCTGCGGTACGGGGGGCTGGCCCTGGTAGGCGGGGTCGTAGCCGCCCTCGTAGTGCTCGTGGCGCGGGCTCTGCCGGAACCAGGGGCTGTTGGGGCCGTCGCCCTCCTCCGAGTACTCCTGGTACTCCTGGTAGCGCAGATACTCCTCGTACCGCTGGCGCTCGTACTCCTGGTACTCGCGGTACGCCGCCTCCGCCGCGTCGTCGGCCTCGGCCGCATAGCCGGGGCCCTCGGGCTCCTCCGCGGGCTCGGCATGCCCCGCCGGCTCCCCGCCCTCCCGCTCGCCGTCACGCGGCCGGGTGTGCCGTTCCTGGGGAGGGGCCGTCTTCTCCAGCACCACCGCCGGAGCGGCAGGGGCCGCCGGAAGTTCCGGCTGCTGGGGCGCGGGCGGCAGCAGCACCGGGTCCACCCCGGCCGCGGCCAGCCCCGCCGCCGCGGTGTCCGCCAGCGGTACGCCGTACTTCGCCAGCCGCAGCGGCATCAGCGACTCCACCGGCGCCTTGCGCCGCCAGTTCCGCCCGTACCGCGCCTGGAGCCGCGCCTGATAGATGAGACGTTCCTGCTCCAGCTTGATGACCTGCTCGTACGATCTCAGCTCCCACAGCTTCATCCGCCGCCACAGCTTGAACGTCGGCACCGGGGAGAGCAGCCAGCGGGTCAGCCGGACGCCTTCCATATGCTTGTCGGCGGTGATGTCGGCGATCCGGCCGATCGCGTGCCGGGCCGCCTCCACCGTCACCACGAACAGCACCGGGATCACGGCATGCATGCCGACACCGAGCGGATCCGGCCATGAGGCCGCACCGTTGAAGGCGATCGTCGCGACCGTCAGCAGCCACGCCGTCTGCCGCAGCAGCGGGAACGGGATCCGCATCCAGGTCAGCAGCAGGTCAAGGGCGAGCAGGACACAGATGCCCGCGTCGATTCCAATCGGGAAGACGAGGGCGAAATCACCGAAGCCCTTGCGTTCGGCGAGGTCGCGCACCGCCGCGTACGAACCGGCGAAACCGATCGCGGCGATGACCACCGCACCGGCCACGACCAGCCCGATGAGTATGCGGTGTGTGCGTGTCAGCTGCATCGCGGCCACCCGCGGTCTCCTTCCCGTGTGCCCATGACCCTTGGCCGGATCGGGTACTGGACAAGTGTTCCCGTTCGGGCCAGGGCACAGCGTGGCACATGACGGCGGAGCCCGCGTCCCTCGGGGGGAGACGCGGGCTCCGAAGCGCCCTGCGGGCGCGACGATATGGGTGCCGGTGCACGCTTCCGCGTGCCGCGGGAGGGTCAGTTGCCGCCGGTGGTCGCCTTCTTCGTCGCCCCGTCCGACGGCTTCGACGTCGACGCGGGCGGCCCGCCCGCCTTGTTCGCCGTGCCGACCGAGGCCACGGCCTCCTTCGCGGCCTTGGTGGCGTCCGCCGAGACCTCGCTGACCGACGGCGACTTGGCGCCCGCCATACCCGCGCCGTTGTAGGTGAGCGTCACGACGACATTGTCGATACGGGAGACGATCGTCGTGTACGAGAAGTCGGCGTCGACCTTGCGCAGGGTGTACGTCACGGCCGTGGCCTCGGTGCCGATTCCCGCCGCGGGCGCCGACTTCAGCGATTTGGCGTCCGCGACGGTCTTCGCCTTGGTGACTTCCTTGGCGTAGTTCTCCTTGGCGCGCTGCTCGCCGGTGGTCTTGAGCGCCTCCTCGGAGTCGTACCGCAGGAAGGAGACGTCCAGCCAGCGGTACTGCGTGCCCTTGAGGCCGTTGTCGTCGCTGCCCTTCCAGTGGCAGTTGGCCCGGGCCAGCAGATCGGCGGAGCGGCCCGCGGTGCCGGCCTTGGGGGAGGCGCCGGGCACCAGCTCCTTCACCGACTTCGAGGGCACGGCGCTGCAGGCGTTGGGCAGCTTCGCGAACTTCGCCTGGGCGACCGTCTCCGGCTTGCCCGGGTCCGCGCCGCTGCCGGAGCCGTCGCCCTCGCCCTCGGGGGCGGCCGACGCCGCATCCGACGCCTTGGCCTTGTCGGTCTCCTTCTTGCCGCCGTCGCCACCGCCGTCGCCGGAGTCCGACGAGCAGCCGGCGACGGCGAGCAGCAGCGGGAGGGCCGCGCAGGCGAGTATGCGGGTCAGTCGCGGAGCTGATCGGTGCATGGTTCCTTCAAGTCGTTGGTCGTACGGTCCGGCCCCGGCTCGGCTGCCGCCGGGCTCGGGCTTCCGGCTCTTCCTGCGTCGTCGGGCTTCCTGCGTCGTCCTGTGTCCGGCTGTGTCCGGTCTCCTGCCAGGCCACCGTACGCGGATCGGGGACCGGCGTGGGATGCCTGTGGACAACCGGGGTCCTGGCCGTAACGGGGCGGCGGAGCCGTCAGCTGCCGAACTTCCTGACCAGGCTCCGGGCCACACTCTGCGCCTTGTCCTGGAGTTCCTTGCCGTCCGGCGGCTCGGCAGCGACGCCGGACTGCTCCACGTAGACGACCGTGACGATGACGTTGGATGTGCGGAACACCACGCTCACGGTCCGGCGCTGGGCGGTGGAACCGGCCCCCGGGGTGCTGGTGACATCGTCGAGGAACGCGGCGTCGCCGAGTTCGTCCAGGACCCGGCGGCCGGGCGGCTCCTCGGCCTCCTGCTCGCCGCCGGTGCCGGTGCCGGTGCTCGCCGACGCCGATGTGGAGGCGGATGCGGAGGAGGTGGCCGAGGGCGGGCTCGCGGTCTGCGGTCCCGTACCGCTCGGGGCACCCGTACCCGTACCCGTGCCTTCCGATGTGCCCGGTTCCGCCAGCGGCACCCCCGCCGCGAGCTGCTTCCCCTCGAACACCTTCTGTGCCCGGTCGTCGTCGCTGACCGCCGACGCGTAGGACACGACCCGCTCGAAGTCGAGGCTGAAGGTCCGGGAGGAGTCGGGCGCCTTGGCCTCCCAGGAGCAGCCGACCCTGCGGTCGGTGTCGTAGGTGCTCATGGGTGTGCCCCGGAGGGCCTTGGCCTGCTGCTCCTCCGGCAGCTCGGTCAGCCCCGGCAGCAGGTCCTTGAGCGTGGAGCGCCCGACGGAACCGCACGGTTCGAGGAGGTTGCGGTACTTGCCGGGGGGCGCCGAAGCCGCCGTACCGGTGCCGGCCTTGGAGTTCACGGGGCCCGTGGTGCCCGTGCCCTCACCGGTGCAGCCGGTGGCGAGCGCCGCGAGGGCCGTGAGTCCGCCGACGGCCGCCGCCGTGCGGCCGGTGATGCCTGAGATGCCGGTGGTGCCGGTGGCATACGCCCTGCGTCGCACGGTCCCGGGCTCCCTTCGTACAGGAAAAACTGTTGCCGCCGAACAGCGGCCGGTGGACACAATGTCTATCGCACACGCGGTCGTGACGCCGCTCCGCTGGTTCTGCGCGGGCGTCGGCGCCGATTCCGCGTTTCACTGATCTTGAGGATATTCCGGGGGACGGGGAGAAGGGGGACACCCATGTCGTACACAGAGGTTCCGGGGGAGCAGGTTCCCATCCGGATGTGGACGGATCCGGCGGGCGTCGAGGACGTCGCCATGGCACAGCTCCGCAATGTCGCCACGCTGCCGTGGATCAAGGGGCTCGCGGTGATGCCGGACGTGCATTACGGCAAGGGCGCCACGGTCGGATCCGTGATCGCGATGAAGGACGCGGTCTGCCCGGCGGCGGTCGGCGTCGACATCGGCTGCGGAATGTCCGCGGTGAAGTCGTCCCTGACGGCGAACGACCTGCCCGGTGATCTCTCCGGGCTGCGGTCGCGCATCGAGCAGGCGATCCCCGTCGGCCGCGGGATGCACGGCGAGCCGGTGGACACGGGGCGGGTGTACGGATTCGGCGACACCGCCTCTCCGGAGGGCTGGAGCGATTTCTGGGACCGCTTCGACACCGTCGCCGACGCGGTGAAGTTCCGCCGCGGCCGGGCGCTC
Encoded proteins:
- a CDS encoding DUF2637 domain-containing protein — translated: MAAMQLTRTHRILIGLVVAGAVVIAAIGFAGSYAAVRDLAERKGFGDFALVFPIGIDAGICVLLALDLLLTWMRIPFPLLRQTAWLLTVATIAFNGAASWPDPLGVGMHAVIPVLFVVTVEAARHAIGRIADITADKHMEGVRLTRWLLSPVPTFKLWRRMKLWELRSYEQVIKLEQERLIYQARLQARYGRNWRRKAPVESLMPLRLAKYGVPLADTAAAGLAAAGVDPVLLPPAPQQPELPAAPAAPAVVLEKTAPPQERHTRPRDGEREGGEPAGHAEPAEEPEGPGYAAEADDAAEAAYREYQEYERQRYEEYLRYQEYQEYSEEGDGPNSPWFRQSPRHEHYEGGYDPAYQGQPPVPQQQGAEPIRIPAGPGGRTRILGDPEQRDESELPPVPEAESQEDTADVEAFYEAAYPVFVAYAHEQADYPKAEVLAIHLADVHGITHPRSTALLRQAMPAFRQRMEADLEAEHIA